The Kineothrix sp. IPX-CK genomic interval TTTCATCGGATTAGGCTGTGCACCCATCTACCCCAGTCTGCTCCACGAGACACCCGATAATTTCGGCGCCGATAAGTCTCAGGCCATCATGGGTATGCAAATGGCATGCGCCTATGTGGGTTCCACCCTCATCCCGCCCTTATTCGGATTCATTGCGGAACACGTTTCTATTTCACTGTATCCTCTGTACCTGATTTTCTTCATTGTGCTCATGTTTATCATGGCAGAAAGGATGAATAAAGTTCATGGCAAAAGAGATAATTGATCTCCATATGCACAGCTATTACAGCGATGACGGGGAGTACACTCCCACTACCCTCGTGCAAAAATGCAAAGAATGCGGCATCACCATAATGTCCATCACCGACCACAACTGTGTGCGTGCTGTTTCAGAGGGGCAGCCGGCCGCGAAGGATACCGGTATCCGCTTCCTTCCCGGCATCGAAATCGACTGCACCTTTCAAGATGTCAACCTTCACGTCCTCGGATATGGCATCGACTATACAAACGATGATTTCTATCTGCTGGAGAAAAATATTCAGGAACAGCAGAAACAGGCTTCTCGGCAAATGCTGCTATTTACACAGAAACTGGGCTTTCATATTACGGAAAATGATATGGTGGAGTTAGCAGAGAACAACTATTGGAAGGACTGTTGGACCGGAGAGATGTTCGCCGAGCTTTTGCTTGCCCGTCCGGAGTATAATGATCATCCGCTTCTTTCTCCTTATCGTAGCGACGGAGCGAGAGGTGATAATCCTTATGTGAATTTCTATTGGGATTACTATTCGCAAGGCAAAGTCTGCTACGCTAAGATAATCTATCCCTCCTTGATGCAAATCATAAAGATTATACACAATAGCGGAGGGATTGCCGTCCTCGCTCATCCCGGGATCAACCTGCAGAACCGCCACGAACTGCTTCACCCTATTCTTAAAACAGGTCTTGACGGAATTGAGTCCTTCAGCAGCTACCATGACGCTCCCGCTGCGGAATACTTTTTGAATAAATGCCGTGAGTTTCACCTTCTTCCCACCTGCGGAAGTGATTTCCATGGGAAGACGAAGCCTGCCATCAGAATAGGGCAGATTAATTGTACTATCGATACAGAAGAAATAGCAACGCTGCTAAATAGCTATTTTCCGCAGGTAAATTAAGTGATATACTGTAGTTACTATATGACTTAAATTCTGTGAGGTAAATCATAAATGGACATTATCGATGCTGCTAGAAATATCAATAAAACACACGAGGAGGATATTCTGAACAAGCTCTATACTAAGTGGGGCGAAGCGATCGACCCTGCCCACGTATTGGAGGAATATCCCCGCCCTCAGCTTAAAAGGAACAACTATACGATATTGAACGGTTATTGGAACTATGCTTTTACCACCTCCAAGGATGCCCCCGATGCATATGACGGGCAGATTCTCGTTCCCTTTTCTCCGGAAAGTCTGTTATCCGGTGTGGAAAGACAGCTGCAGCCCCACGAATACCTGTGGTACGAGCGCACCATAGTCTGCGATGTCCCTGATTCTTGCCGTCTCATACTGCATTTCGGAGCGGTGGACCAGCATACGGCAGTCTATATAAACGGGGATACAGTCTGTGAGCATCACGGCGGCTATCTCCCCTTTGAAGCCGATATTACTTCTTTTCTTCGCCAGGGTGCTAATTCCCTCCTTGTAAGAGTTCAGGATTTCAGCGATACTTCTCACCATTCAAGGGGAAAACAGACCCTGAAAAGAGGCGGTATGTTCTATACTGCCCAGAGCGGTATATGGCAGACCGCATGGATGGAATGCGTGCCAGAGCATTACATACACAAGCTGAAGATAACACCCGACTACGATAAAGGCGAGGTGTCTCTTCTTCTGTCCGCTTCAGGGCGGGAACCTCTGAATATACGCATCCTTTCGAACGGTTATTGTATCTTCGATACCTCCTACGAGGCTTCTTCATTGTCTTCCTCTGGTGAAAGCACGTCTTCCGGCAACCATGCACCTTCCGGCGATTACCAAATCGCGGTACGTGCCAAGCTATCGGAGATTCACCCCTGGAGCCCCGATTCTCCTTTTCTTTATACCTTAATCATCTCCTATGGTCAGGATGTGGTGGAGAGCTATTTTGCCATGCGCACTTTTACTACGCAGCCCGATGAAAAGGGCATCATGCGCTTTTGTTTGAACCATAAATCTTTATTCTTGCACGGTGTCCTGGACCAGGGCTACTGGTCCGACGGCTTATATACCGCACCCTCCGACGAGGCACTGATCTACGACATTCGCACAATGCAAAGGCTTGGCTTCAATATGATGCGCAAACATATCAAGATAGAGGCTGCACGCTGGTATTATCACTGCGACAGGCTGGGAATGATCGTATGGCAGGACATGGTCAGCGGAGGCTCCCATTATTCCATGCCCATCGTCTGCTACCTGCCCACTCTCTTCCCCCGCTTCTTCCAGAAGCTAAGCGACGATAATTACAAATTGTTCGGCAGGCATTCCAGAGAAGGGCGGGAAGAATGGCTTCAGGAATGTACAGATACCGTGGATTATCTATACAACGTTCCATCCATTGCCGTATGGGTTCCCTTTAACGAGGGATGGGGGCAGTTCGATTCCAATGCTGCAGCGAAGCTGTTAAAAGAAAAAGACCCCACCCGCCCGGTGGACCAGACGAGCGGCTGGTTCGACCAAGGCGGCGGAGACTTTAAAAGTGTGCACAATTATTTCAGAAAGCTGAAGGTACCAAAGGATCCCCGTGCCTTTGTTGTATCCGAATATGGCGGCTATGCCTGTCACATCGACGGACATTCCAGCGTAGAACGCATTTACGGCTACAAGAAGTTCGCAGATCAGGAAGCCCTTACCAAGGCCTACCATAAGCTTATCGATGAGGAGCTAAAACCTCTTATCGAAAAAGGGCTGTGCGGTGCCGTATATACACAGGTATCCGACGTGGAGGAGGAAGTCAACGGACTTCTTACCTATGACCGCAAGGTATGTAAGCTATTGCCCTAATATATGGTCCTCAAATATTATTTGTAGGACGATGTACTTAGAATCCTCTCCAGCTTTTTTTTCACGTGAATATACGCAGGAATCAAAAAGATGTCCGCAAATATCCATGCCAACGGGCTGGCAAAGCAAGCTGCTACGAAACCGAATATGGGAACGAGCAGGATTCCTGCCAGACTTCGCGCCGCCATCTCACATACACCCGCGAGGATAGCGAAGGAACTAAAGCCCATTCCCTGGATCATAAATCGCATGATGTTCACAAAGACTAACGGGACGTAGAACGCACTGTTAATGATCAGGAACTGTCTCGCATCGGCGATCAGATGTGTCTCTCCCGCATCCAGAAACAAGGATGACAGATGTCCGCCGAAAAAGAACAACGTCGCAAAGGCGATAACAGAATAAGCGATCCCAAGTACCGCGCTGGCCTTCAAACCTGCTCCCAGACGGTCCAGCTTCCTGGCTCCCACATTCTGGCCGCCATAGGTAGCTATTCCGGCTCCCAATGCATCAAAGGGACAGCAGAAGAACAGGCTCACCTTGCTGGCCGCAGTTACCGTAGCAACTGCCCCGGAGCCCAAGGTATTCACCGCAGACTGAAGAATAACGCTGCCGACTGCCGTAATGGAATATTGCAGTCCCATAGGAATGCCCATGATACATAGGGTCTTCACGTGAGACAAGTCTATTTTCCACTCTTCTTTTTCAATTCTAAGCATCGGGAATTTTCTGATATAGATCAGACACATAATCCCAGACACCATCTGGGATACGATAGTTCCTATCGCTGCTCCGGCAACCCCCAGCCCGCATACGACTATAAACACCAGATCCAGGATAATGTTCAAAAAAGAGGATATAGTAAGAAAGACGAGGGGCGTCTTAGAGTCTCCCATAGCGCGGATAACTCCGGAAAGCAGATTGTAAAGGTATGTAGCCGGAATTCCTATAAAAATTATAAAGATATAAGTATAAGCATCATCAAAAATATTCTCCGGCGTCCTCATCAGAAGAAGCAGCGGCCGGCAAAAAAGAGTAGTCACCACTGTCATCACCGCCGCGAACAAAATCGACAGCCAAA includes:
- a CDS encoding PHP domain-containing protein, with amino-acid sequence MAKEIIDLHMHSYYSDDGEYTPTTLVQKCKECGITIMSITDHNCVRAVSEGQPAAKDTGIRFLPGIEIDCTFQDVNLHVLGYGIDYTNDDFYLLEKNIQEQQKQASRQMLLFTQKLGFHITENDMVELAENNYWKDCWTGEMFAELLLARPEYNDHPLLSPYRSDGARGDNPYVNFYWDYYSQGKVCYAKIIYPSLMQIIKIIHNSGGIAVLAHPGINLQNRHELLHPILKTGLDGIESFSSYHDAPAAEYFLNKCREFHLLPTCGSDFHGKTKPAIRIGQINCTIDTEEIATLLNSYFPQVN
- a CDS encoding glycoside hydrolase family 2 protein, with amino-acid sequence MDIIDAARNINKTHEEDILNKLYTKWGEAIDPAHVLEEYPRPQLKRNNYTILNGYWNYAFTTSKDAPDAYDGQILVPFSPESLLSGVERQLQPHEYLWYERTIVCDVPDSCRLILHFGAVDQHTAVYINGDTVCEHHGGYLPFEADITSFLRQGANSLLVRVQDFSDTSHHSRGKQTLKRGGMFYTAQSGIWQTAWMECVPEHYIHKLKITPDYDKGEVSLLLSASGREPLNIRILSNGYCIFDTSYEASSLSSSGESTSSGNHAPSGDYQIAVRAKLSEIHPWSPDSPFLYTLIISYGQDVVESYFAMRTFTTQPDEKGIMRFCLNHKSLFLHGVLDQGYWSDGLYTAPSDEALIYDIRTMQRLGFNMMRKHIKIEAARWYYHCDRLGMIVWQDMVSGGSHYSMPIVCYLPTLFPRFFQKLSDDNYKLFGRHSREGREEWLQECTDTVDYLYNVPSIAVWVPFNEGWGQFDSNAAAKLLKEKDPTRPVDQTSGWFDQGGGDFKSVHNYFRKLKVPKDPRAFVVSEYGGYACHIDGHSSVERIYGYKKFADQEALTKAYHKLIDEELKPLIEKGLCGAVYTQVSDVEEEVNGLLTYDRKVCKLLP
- a CDS encoding MATE family efflux transporter; this translates as MGKSSTRDMTNGSPMKLIVGFSVPLLFGFLFQQLYSVVNMIIVGRFLGVDALAGVGSTGSVNFLIIGFCMGVCNGFAIPLAHKFGAKDFSGMRKFIANSVWLSILFAAVMTVVTTLFCRPLLLLMRTPENIFDDAYTYIFIIFIGIPATYLYNLLSGVIRAMGDSKTPLVFLTISSFLNIILDLVFIVVCGLGVAGAAIGTIVSQMVSGIMCLIYIRKFPMLRIEKEEWKIDLSHVKTLCIMGIPMGLQYSITAVGSVILQSAVNTLGSGAVATVTAASKVSLFFCCPFDALGAGIATYGGQNVGARKLDRLGAGLKASAVLGIAYSVIAFATLFFFGGHLSSLFLDAGETHLIADARQFLIINSAFYVPLVFVNIMRFMIQGMGFSSFAILAGVCEMAARSLAGILLVPIFGFVAACFASPLAWIFADIFLIPAYIHVKKKLERILSTSSYK